TTTGACCTGTAGGATGGCGATGAATGACAACCAGCAACCGACGAGCAACAAATATAGGTTGATGTTGTTGAGCCCAGCCCTGTTAGCTCCGCACTTGTCCATCACCACCTTTTCCGGCAATGCATTATTGCCAATGGCTTTCTCAAAGAAGAGCGTCGCTGCCTCTTCATCACGGATCTTTGAAAGCATAAAGTCAACGGTTTTGCCGTGTTTATCAAGGGCGCGATATAAGTAAACCCATACACCTTTTACCTTTATGTAAGTCTCGTCCATGCGCCATGAGGTTTCCACATTATGCTTTTGCTTTCTGGCTTCTTTTGCAATCAGCGGTGAATACTTCACAACCCAACGATTGAGGGTGGCGTGGTCAAGATCAACACTCCGCTCCTCCTTAGATGTTAAGTCCCGCGAGGAGATGGTTAGGCTGTTTTATGAACCTGTCCGGCTCGTTTGTCCATTGTTTGGTAATGTATTCAAAGGGTGTTTGTCCTTTGAGAGCCTTGAGGCGTTTGGCGAAGTTATAAGCCTGTATGAACGTTTCCAGATGAGTGCGCAGCAGGTTGTGTGTCTGGTAATAATAGCGTCGAACCGTGGCCTCTTTGATGGTGCGGTTCATACGTTCGACCTGACCGTTGGTCCAGGGATGGGCCGGTTTCGTTAGCCGGTGGTCAATATCATTTTGAGCGCAGGCCAGAACAAAAGCATGGCATCGAAACCGCTGACCGGTCGCGAGCATACGCTTCACGTCCTGAGCATTCCAACTGTCGCCTTTGGGATCGGTGAAATGGGTCCCGTTGTCAGTCAGCACGGTGTGGACTTTATAAGGTACAGTCATGATGAGGTTGCGAAGAAAGTTGCCAGCAATCCTTCTGGTGGCTTTCTCATGCAGTTCCACAAAGGCAAACTTCGACGTTCTATCAATGGCAACGAACAAATAAAGCTTGCCTTCCGCAGTTCGCACCTCCGCGATATCGATGTGAAAGTAACCGATCGGATAGGCTTTGAAAGGTTTTTTGGTCTTGTTCTTATCTGGGGCTGGCAGACGCGAAATCCCGTGGCGCTGGAATAGACGGTGGAGGGATGAGCGGGTCAACTTCGGGATCGTTTCCTGCAGAGCATAAAGGCAGTCATCCAGCGCGAGTAAAGAGTGCTTGCGAAAAGCAATACACGCAGCCTCTTCAGCCACAGTAAGAACGGTAGAGCGAGGATTTTTCCGGCCCATAGGTTGATCTTCTACGCTGCTACGTTTTTTCCACTTCATAACCGTTTTGGGATTGATGTTATATCGGGTACTCAGCTCTTTGATTGTTGCATCCGATTTTTGGATGGCCGATCGAACCGCGTGAGTAGTCGTGGCGCTGCCGTGTAATACCTGTCCCATAGCCCCTCCTTACAAGATGGTGTCAACGATAAACTGATTCCATCTTCTCGCGGGACTAAACACTTAGAGTGCGTTCCGTTTGATTGGGTTCAATCAAACGACAAGAATTCGCTCAAAGTAAATATGTTAGAGTGCACAGCGTGAATGCGAAAGAACGCGATGTGCTCTAAATGTTTAG
This genomic window from Pseudovibrio sp. M1P-2-3 contains:
- a CDS encoding IS481 family transposase, with the translated sequence MGQVLHGSATTTHAVRSAIQKSDATIKELSTRYNINPKTVMKWKKRSSVEDQPMGRKNPRSTVLTVAEEAACIAFRKHSLLALDDCLYALQETIPKLTRSSLHRLFQRHGISRLPAPDKNKTKKPFKAYPIGYFHIDIAEVRTAEGKLYLFVAIDRTSKFAFVELHEKATRRIAGNFLRNLIMTVPYKVHTVLTDNGTHFTDPKGDSWNAQDVKRMLATGQRFRCHAFVLACAQNDIDHRLTKPAHPWTNGQVERMNRTIKEATVRRYYYQTHNLLRTHLETFIQAYNFAKRLKALKGQTPFEYITKQWTNEPDRFIKQPNHLLAGLNI
- a CDS encoding IS6 family transposase; protein product: MSSRDLTSKEERSVDLDHATLNRWVVKYSPLIAKEARKQKHNVETSWRMDETYIKVKGVWVYLYRALDKHGKTVDFMLSKIRDEEAATLFFEKAIGNNALPEKVVMDKCGANRAGLNNINLYLLLVGCWLSFIAILQVKYLNNIIEQDHRSVKRLTRAMMGFKAFHSAEATLEGIETAHMIRKVQIGQQDIPAYRQFMALAG